Proteins co-encoded in one Sinobacterium norvegicum genomic window:
- the thrS gene encoding threonine--tRNA ligase produces MPIITLPDGSQRSFDAPLTVLEVAADIGAGLAKATLAGRVNDVLVDASFVIESDSTLAIITDRDEEGVEAIRHSTAHLLAMATQEIFPGAQVTIGPVIDDGFFYDFAFERPFTPEDLEKIEVRMSELAKQNLAIERVVMSREQAIETFTEMGEEYKVHIINELPEGEEISVYKQGNWMDLCRGPHVPSTGKLQVFKLTKVAGAYWRGDSNNEMLQRIYGTAWANKKQLKQYVRRIEEAEKRDHRKIGKKLDLFHMQEEAPGMVFWHPKGWSVYNTIESYMRVQQRQNGYQEIKTPQLVDLSLWERSGHADKFSDDMFMLNSDERQFAVKPMNCPCHVQVFNQGLRSYRDLPLRLAEFGSCHRNEPSGSLHGIMRVRGFTQDDAHIFCTEEQIQPEVSDFIDFLHDVYKDFGFDEVIYRLSTRPENRVGSDEDWDAAEKALADALDNKGLPWQELPGEGAFYGPKIEFSLKDCIGRIWQLGTVQVDFSMPGRLDAKYVGVDDQRKAPVMLHRAILGSFERFIGILIEHYEGVFPTWLAPEQVSILNITDSQSEYCSKLAEKLNKLGFRAQADLRNEKIGFKIRQHTIQKVPYQLVIGDKELESQTVAVRARGGEDLGVMSVDDFIAHLQADVARRGRVSMEKND; encoded by the coding sequence ATGCCTATTATTACTCTTCCCGATGGTTCTCAGCGTTCCTTTGACGCCCCTTTAACTGTGCTTGAGGTTGCTGCCGATATTGGTGCGGGCCTGGCGAAAGCGACGCTGGCTGGCCGCGTTAACGATGTGCTGGTTGACGCTTCATTTGTTATCGAATCTGATTCGACCTTGGCGATTATTACCGATCGCGACGAAGAGGGTGTCGAGGCAATTCGTCACTCAACAGCCCACTTATTGGCGATGGCAACCCAGGAAATATTCCCCGGTGCGCAGGTGACTATCGGTCCCGTTATCGACGACGGTTTCTTTTATGATTTCGCCTTCGAACGCCCCTTTACGCCGGAAGATCTTGAGAAAATCGAGGTGCGGATGTCTGAACTGGCCAAGCAAAACCTGGCCATCGAACGCGTTGTGATGTCTCGCGAACAAGCGATCGAGACCTTTACCGAGATGGGCGAAGAGTACAAGGTTCATATTATTAATGAGCTGCCTGAAGGTGAGGAGATCTCTGTTTATAAACAGGGCAACTGGATGGACCTTTGTCGCGGCCCGCACGTACCAAGCACGGGTAAGCTGCAGGTGTTTAAGTTGACCAAGGTGGCCGGTGCCTACTGGCGTGGCGATTCAAATAACGAGATGTTGCAGCGTATTTACGGCACGGCCTGGGCTAATAAGAAGCAGCTTAAGCAGTATGTCCGTCGTATTGAAGAGGCTGAGAAGCGTGATCACCGTAAAATCGGCAAGAAGCTGGATCTCTTCCATATGCAGGAAGAGGCGCCGGGCATGGTCTTTTGGCATCCCAAGGGTTGGAGTGTCTATAACACCATCGAAAGCTATATGCGGGTGCAGCAGCGCCAGAACGGTTACCAGGAGATAAAAACGCCCCAGCTGGTAGACCTCAGCTTGTGGGAGCGCTCGGGTCATGCCGATAAGTTCAGCGATGATATGTTTATGTTGAACAGTGATGAGCGTCAGTTTGCTGTTAAGCCAATGAACTGCCCCTGCCATGTGCAAGTCTTTAATCAGGGTTTGCGCTCATACCGTGATCTGCCCTTGCGTTTGGCTGAGTTTGGTTCCTGTCACCGTAACGAGCCCTCCGGTTCGCTGCACGGCATTATGCGCGTGCGTGGCTTCACCCAGGATGATGCGCATATCTTCTGTACAGAGGAGCAGATCCAACCAGAGGTGTCCGATTTCATCGACTTCCTGCACGATGTTTATAAAGACTTCGGTTTTGATGAGGTGATTTATCGTCTATCAACCCGCCCAGAGAATCGTGTGGGTTCGGATGAGGATTGGGATGCCGCCGAGAAGGCCTTGGCCGATGCGCTGGACAACAAAGGTCTGCCTTGGCAGGAGTTGCCGGGCGAGGGTGCGTTCTATGGTCCCAAGATTGAATTCTCACTAAAAGATTGTATCGGCCGTATTTGGCAATTGGGTACGGTTCAGGTCGATTTCTCGATGCCGGGTCGCTTAGATGCAAAATATGTCGGTGTTGATGATCAGCGCAAGGCGCCGGTGATGTTACACCGTGCCATTTTGGGTTCGTTTGAGCGCTTCATCGGTATTCTGATCGAGCACTACGAGGGTGTTTTCCCAACGTGGCTAGCGCCAGAGCAGGTGTCAATACTGAATATTACCGACTCTCAGAGCGAATATTGCAGCAAATTAGCAGAAAAATTAAATAAATTAGGATTTAGAGCCCAAGCGGACTTGAGAAATGAGAAGATCGGCTTTAAAATTCGCCAGCACACAATTCAGAAGGTTCCTTATCAGCTAGTCATTGGTGATAAAGAGCTTGAATCTCAGACCGTGGCTGTTCGAGCGCGAGGTGGTGAAGACCTCGGTGTAATGAGCGTTGATGACTTTATTGCTCATCTGCAAGCTGATGTAGCTCGTCGTGGCCGTGTTTCTATGGAGAAAAACGATTAA